In the genome of Rhopalosiphum padi isolate XX-2018 chromosome 1, ASM2088224v1, whole genome shotgun sequence, the window tttaaatttaaattattaattttattttcaaaaaagtgatgcatttttaaacatttttatacataattaatattaaatattattttagtgtttgaCTATGGAATGAAAAATATAGGTTCTCATTATAACCAAGTTAACTTAAGCAACcctttttaagataaaaaaaataataacaagaacatattttttaaaacgtaatatttaaattatttcgacTTACAAAAGtgtattaaattagaattttataaatgaatcaCCCTGCAGTGTATATGGGTTGACTTTTCAATTAACTATTGAGTGACTTTTAAACATCAATGCACAATCGGTAAAACGAATCTAGTCACGCTGAGCCCTGTGATTTCCTCGTGTTATGTCCACAgggaaattatataatttgatttccTTTTCACAGATCCACGTCGCTAACGGCTGGAAAAAACTCGCGGTCAACGGAGTGTTTCATCACATGAACACCGTGGCCAGACACAGTGGAGTATTCCATTTAGACATTATCGAACCTAAATACATGGGTGAATCTTTGCTCACAAAAAACTCAAACGTCTACCCGTTAATGTCGAACGTTGACTCCTTCAAGTTCGTTAAGTTCATCGTCAACCACACCTCGTTGCCGGAAGTTTTCCAAGACGACAAACCTCAATTTGAGTGAGTAATTCGgtcaatgtaaataaaaattaacgaaGATTCAAATGAAATCGAAggagtaaattttttatttattttttaaatttaaattaacattataaaaagtaatgaaTTCTTATTCCCAcatcacatttaaaatttaaatatcgtgcaataaacaaaataacatttcaaCAGGCATTATTAAacgtcaaacataatattataaatgatcgttaataacaatcaaaaatgtgtttacatttttaattttaattaaatacctttaataaaataaaatgttatttaaaagatGAAACGGACTAGGACAaagacaaaaattatttagtccaaaatataaactaatttgttaatagttttcaaaaaaacttGGTCAAAGATCGTTCcgatatgatataaaattagaataacaCTATaggcaaaagaaaaaaatatgaaatttttcgAGTTGGATAAACACCGGTAAGCCCTGATATCCAAGTCCTGTgcataaaatgttatcaaacaACACCCGAAACCAAGTTTTAAGGCCGAAATAATTTCTCTTTTTTCCATTTAGTTATTTCGTCAAAAACACCATAGCTCAATACGTAGCAACCGCCGAAGCCAACAACATGTACAACGACGTCGCCCTGCAAATCAGGCGGATCGTCAAACCCTACATGGTGTACCGCAGCAACAAGATCGCCAGCGAAACTGTGTCACCGATCACCGGCGATCTGGCCGATGGTTTCCGTTTCGAGTTGAAAAACCTCGATTTCGACAACTCCAAAAACAACTTGGCTAAGATTCCGTTCGTGCAGGTGAACAAGACCAACGAGAGCTACTCCGCCAAACTCGAACTCCGCCTGTTGGACTTGACCGGAGAATTCGACAGCGTCGTGACATCCCCCAATGGCAAGAGTTACAACCATAGAGCCACGTACAAGACCGACGCCGTCAAGGTGGTTTGCGACTTGGACTTCGTCGAAAACAAAGTTCGCACCGCTGTCCACGTCACGAGGCCCCAAATTCAGTTCCCGTCGATCGACTCCGATTCCGCGGTCAACTGGTCTGACGTTCAAAAACAATTGGTGCCCCACTTCAACGTTTACTTCAAGCGCACCCTCGAGAGTGCCATCGACCGTAACGTCCACCAATCCATGATGTAATTAATTACGAACGGACCCTAGGGTcgactatatattttgttcaatagaaaataaaccagcaacattttataattgttatagtgtattaaaaataaagacgaTAATCGATAATAAAACGATGTATTGTAGTcaattcatgtataataattgtacgttTTCACAAAATCAGACGAGTCTAAATCGTACACGATTAGAGTTCCTATAATATTCTTTTcaacgacataataatattgtttagtatgcacaaatgtataaacaatatgtaAATGTCGTTGAAACCGAAGAAAGCAATAACGCTTTGCATTAGATTATTTTGGTTCATCGGCATCAAGTATGGATTATTATAGTATgcattgtataaatttaaaaaatatgtaaatatgaatataaatggaATGATTAAAAAGTGTCCGTAGTAAAGCAATACCAATTGTTTAACTTTttcaatataacattaaatgcGCAAGTAGCCATTGCATGTATTTAATTGTAAGtagaaaatatttagtatttactattttttttttaaataagtagtttatttaaaacaaaaatgtttattcatacATATAGTACGTATTGATTTCAATAGTTTAAACATTCTTCtagatctaaaaaaataaactatgatatttatcagtattaaaaataatacggtaTTTAGTGTACTTAGTCTAAATTGTATtgatacctaaaataatttgttcaatagaaaatttaattttcaatttaaaaattgttatattatattgtttattaattataaatcaaatcacAAACCAATACATTAGAAATTTAATACACAAACAATTTATCAGAATGCTAATTTATCCAAGTATAAGACCTCTATTGAAATAGTCACCActgcaaaatattattgaaaagtaCAGAAAGAAAAAATAGGGGCATagtgaaaaaaatgttgtcatcGCTCGAATAGTTTGCTAACCTCTACATAAGCTAAAAAGctacactaaaataaatactattatattgtttctatattctagaaatcaatgataaatcataatagtatgACATAACATTGAGAATGTTGATATTAAGCAGAACTTTATTTCGTTGAAACGtttgttttttgtaattaatatctAGTTTGTTTAAATGTTAGCAATTTTCATAGTATAAATCTCTCATTGTTAAATAACcaattgttgtatttattattttatagtaatataactaaaatagaatattccatgataaagataaaatcaaatacatttgataattattatcatgtctattattataatattttttttcgttttaaatttaactaatttttattttatcgtaaaatGTCATCATTTTATTCGAATCCGAAATATAGGTtttgtacttttatataatatcatcaaaagtcactttattattatttttttttattacagttcGATGCCTTAAATCGTTAACAAAAGCGTCATTGTGATGGACTGAAGTAGATGTGTTGACTACGTGCCTCGCCTCCTTTTTTTTCCCGTTAAAATAGATTGATATAGAGTGATATATTTCAACGGTTTACACACAGCTTGCAGTTTTATCTACAAAAGGTCATTGTTTCCctcttcttattttttttcatatatattgcTACACCAagaattgtatttactattttaataaaaaaaaaaaaaaaaaacatcaatcgTATACATTCTACGAATTATTTCGAACGAgtgtaaatttaaatagctATTCACTATGTACTATTTATTACGATGCACTACTCGCATATAAGTACCTCCTAATGGTGATTGTTAAATCATGGTACTATTGaaagttgtattttaaaacgcattgataaaagttttatattataatgattatagtaataaaaaaattctctaaagttaattttggtaaataattatattttataaatgctaCTGATATAAGTTATCAGTAGCAGATAGTTTATATCAGAAGTTTATCTGTGTTAATcacagaaaaacaattaaatacaatgataGATTCTAatgattataatcatataatagaaaGTAttcattagataatattatatggtaagttagtaaatactaaaaagtaaagagattttaaaatattattgtttttattttttttgataaaatctaatttacaatttaaaatttatcaaatcatttaaaattgttacttttcaattaaatttcaaatttcagaaattatatttaatatttttcagttacaTATCGAAActaataaaatacgtttaaatcgttaaaaatactcaaaatgttttccaattaaaatcaataaattaattgtttgcattttaaattaacaccagaatacctacattttaaaaattatttatgaaattaaacaaatattttttttacaaattaaattattcaataatattgatacatatttaaatatattttaaatgttttattatttaaaataaaactaattaaataatgatacacAATTTCCTGCACCGTGTTAATTctcctattaaataaaaaaaaaaaattaataattaaacattttaacaaatataagacAACAATTGGTTGTATTTTTCGTTATAAAATAACCGAGTAAATAAcgagtaataattttttttttttaaattaaatttaaaaatatgttatttttttataagtgatgacaaacatgatttattttaaatgaatatttaatccGTGTTACTTGCATTGATTAATTCTCTGACCACTTGGCCTTAATTTAAGATAATGCATTACATGTTTATTTTAGGACAATAATAAAGTAGATAACCcacgaataatttattaaaaattaagaaaatttaaatcttttaagtcggataatatattaaatgtaatgcacacacacacacacacacacacacacatacatactattatcagctagtttatattaattaaataaaccaatTTAGTAAAAACAAATGTACGGAGGAAAATATCCTAAAATGAAATGTTAATGCTACTCACAAAAGAACGAGCCATAAAGCAAAtgcgttctttttattttatttttgtattgcatTTTGTAGGATTGCCttaatttcgtttttaaatttttttttagaatttaatataatatacgtgaacgctttacattgatatttattttaaagattatttcttattgttgttaattaattattctaaattgtAGAATAGAATAAATTAGTCAATACAGTTAATcaactacaaattatttaaaaataaaaatacatttattttaaatccgaTTTAATCGGAGATGAAATTATGTGATAGAcgatagtatattatgatattattttgttttgtatcttACTCATTATAATACTTCAAAATCTTTGTTATATGAATAaccacaatttaaaatattgttatttttaactatcaatttattttattttattattatgttggtcttaaaaatataaaatttctgcTTCGACTACTAAAGAGCCATtagcatcatatatatatatatatattattacattcaagaaaaaaacgaagaaaaaataaaatttaaataattcgatatgtatgtacattgtaataatgtttttctatatttattaactattaaattgtttaaatagattaattcgttttttattatatagcagTTTGGAATTTGTTTTGTTCttcgttatttataatatttagtttttgtttttttttttagtaaatacgtTTTagccaattaaaattaatctataaaatctgaagaaaaaaaacagaaaactgtactattaatcattattttgtcTCTAGGTccctatatataattaataattacctttaCCGGCACGtgttgtacataaaaaataaatatagtttaaaaacaagttACAACGTTACCTGAAATGACCTAAtgacttttattaataatatacctcaCAGGCATGTTGTATTTAgcgataacaatatttatatcgatgcgaatattaattttgatgattGTTAATGATACCTTAtcggattaataaaatatttcatattttcattaaaacattcctaaaactattaaattataagtgacTTAAATTGTCACTTACGTAATATTTACCTACAAATAAAGTGTAATAGTgtcttatatagttaataatcggtaaatgagaaaaataattggagttaaattataaataaataaaccaataataataatactataatagtaattggTTATATAAAACTGCCCTTGTTTAGTGGTAAGTTATTACTGAAATGTATAAACACATTGTAGATGTAATTACACACATTGAAAAAACTACAAGTCTACATTTATAAGATTGTATTAGTAGAATATACTAATTGGAATTATTACATCATTAACATTTAGCAGCGTATAAAACATTAAAGTGAACTACATTAAAGGCGTAATAGGGAAAAttcgttgaaaaataaatattaaagaaacgAAGTAATTAACCTGAAATGTTTCCACACGACAAAATGTCCGTGGTTACTCATAAAcatatcaacaataataaataatattcaatttacattattcctatagatattttatactacaaatcatacaatttttacaattattaaaccatatttaaatttaaaaacactattgtagttattttaaaatttaacatacattttaattttcctttttattacAATTGACAGTGACTACTTTTACCTATCGATTgggaattgtatataattttttatattgaagagatatttttaaaatgatctaATTTGCATCCCTAATCGTAAATAatctagcaaaaaaaaaaaaaatgtaaaaaatcaaTACACTTACGACATCCccgtttttataacaaaatcatctttaattattcaaaaaatatttattatagatttgaACTTGTCTTAGATTATTTATTGAACTGTATATagtctttaaattaattttatcgtaGATTAAGAACTTTTAATAAAGTATCCCCCaggtatattgtttattattataaatttgtagaaTCCATAATCTATAAATGTTATCATCTCAAGTTAattgtacatactatataatctATTCTATTGaataagcaatattatatttttaatacacaattataatctataatgaaGTAAATCTAAAACTTATctcatatttttctaaaatgcatcaatattattatattatatataaatacatttgcatTTATTACAATTCacggaaaatattaaatatgaataatttgtatGCATTTTCTGGTGTACATATTTCTTAAAggtcataatatacaattctatattaatatagacaACCAGTCGCCATGTAGACAAAAAATCCAATTGCTTCAAATCacttaatcaacattttaaaacggTTAAATACGTACGGACGGAGacttttacaggcagttcagtGGCAATTCCGACAGCAAAATGAAGGTCTTAGTTTCCCTGTTCGTGTTCGCTGCTACAGTAGCAGCAATCAACGCTACTTGTTTGTATTGCAGTAACCACACTGGTAACTACCAAGGTATTTTATACACATGTTTAAacagttttgtttaatttttatttaattaatacgttttttatttttagtttcaaatttatacatatttataacttgcagcattaattataaatcaaaattgtataacattgtGTTCTAATttcgttttgttttaaaaaatcattttgctatacaatatacttttttttacataataatgtatataggtgCTCTTAACCATTTGATTTCatgaaatgtttaatttatagaaatcaAATACGAAGATCTGAAAACTTTGGAAGATTTTCATTATGGTAAccgaaataataacaacaacgagTCCAAAAATGTTGcccaaaaaattagaattattctGAAAGCAAGTCAAAAGTATCAGTTATACGTTGAACAAGCCAAAAAGAATCTTAAATTCGCAGACCCGATGAGCTTGGTCGATGCAACCGAGTTCTTGAGCAACGGTGAAATCGAATACAGAAACGCCAAAATTCAAGGTTTGGGAAATACAATCTTGAGTGAAGTCAACGTGGACCAAATCGCCGATAAcgtggtaaaatatataaataatttaaataaatactatataaactacGTAATGTGTCCAAAGCTAGAGAATCGGTTAAACAGTGTGGTATATATTTTCTAGTTTTCGGTCACCGCTAATTTGGAGAAAGCCGATATCTTCGGTGATTACGATGTCgccaactttaaaaaaatcgagTCCGGACAGTTCTACATCACACTGAGAAAAATCGAATTCAAAGCTAAGTTTCTACTGAACGAGTTCATGGAAACTCGTCCAGAAATCGACTCCAATTCGCTGACATTCGGACACCACGAGTCCGCTTTCACCAACATGGAAGTATTAAACGAGTTGAAGAGCAGAAACGATCAATTTGAAAAGCCGTACACCTATTACTACAACTACCTCAACAAGATAATCAAACGCCGTCTCACCGAAGAAATGGCCGTCAGTTTCGCACCACTAGTTGCAATGCGTATCGCACAAGAGCTGAGATCGACTGTATTGTTCCCGACAAGAACCATGGTTGTTCCGAAAAACAACGCTTACATTGCTCCCGGAATACAAGTAAGATAATACTAATCACTGTTAAATAAGAGTGGCGAATAAAACATGATCATATACGATATTCGTTATTGACATAATCTCTAGTGCcgtgttaaaaaaattacaattcgCAGACAGATTTTTTGGTACTACCATTATTCTAACAgacattgaatattttaataatatttaatatatttttacaaccatttttataagtatgtagtttattccgaaaaaaaataatatttataaaatattacttattgaaataatatcatttatcaggcactataattgaaaaaataaacgttttaagaATCTAAAGAATcctatatttaatcattttacaaaataattaaaactaggTACCTAGGtgctattaaaaatgtaaaactctAGGCTTTCGGGCCCTATGCACCGTCGGCCCTAGAGCTTGTACTTCAGTTTTCTTGTGTAGTCTCCACTCCTAttgttcattataaataatattcactatcTGTCAATCTCTGATGATCTAATATAATCATTACAGGCCAAGATTTACAATACTATGTTTAACGACTTAAGCGGCACTAACAAAATCCAAAAGATGGTCAACTACACCGTTAACGATGATCAAACCGAAATGCTCTTCTGTTTCACATCATTCGACCTGAGAGGAAACAGCGAATGGGCTTTGGAATACAACACCGGAAACGTGTACAATGGCAAAGCTTCGTTTGCCGTTGACAACATGCAAACTATGATTGTCGTCGCCAAACCCATCGGACAAGGACACATTGTGAAGAAGTTCTCAAAGACCACCCTCAATGGAGTCACAGTGTTGTTGAATAACGACAACAACTGCGAAACTATCAGGAATTTCGCTCATGAACGTATCCCCAAAGTCTTGGAAAACAGCATTCAAAAATTCATCGACGAACAATCTGAGATGGTATTGAATAACCAATTCGCCCTTATtggtttgaaatataaaaactaacgtaatgttatattaaatcaataatatattataatgtaatacacaaatcaataaataaaaatcaaatattagaaaaatataaccaaattgaaattatttttgaatattatattgtaaatgctCACGGTTATTTGGTTTAAGCTCGTTTTCgagtattattaagttatatcaaGTACAAAATGGTTTTCGacaaatgttcaatatttacaataataaataattaactatgaaGTAGTTAGTACTGTAGTTAACTATAGtagataataatctatataagtCTTATTTTACGCTTATTTTCCATAAAATCACCACGctttaacaatttatagttaatttcacaacctaaaaatgtattcaaattaatttattagcatGCATAGGTACACATCATATTTTGTGTGTTGATTTAAGAGCGATCTAGCCaatcaaatatttacatattaataatatactggtTGCGTTGTTATGCGGCACTCACGCATAAAGTAGATATGATGATTTAACATACCTATATGTTAGATGGTGAGCGGgagaatgtatttttaattgataataaatctaaactaaaaaaatatgactttgaacatatattatgaaaaacaattcaaCGTGTTATTCATCATCGGTTAACATTTTCCTttgaatgatataaaatatattctaggtataacaaatgttataatttaaataaattatttcattttatttccacagatatttttaaagaatcataatttaatgaaagtaacgcaaaaaaaaaaatcaataacattGGACTGAATTGaattaaatgtaatgttatgaaatagttagtatattataaggattgtaataactataaaaacgaTCATCTTAGtctacataatatcaataattgtatgcaaaaattaaaaatcttattcaGTAACTCAATTCGTTaataaaccattaaataaatattatttttcgttagtGTATTGTCACGATATACGCTCAACGTGGGTAGATCACTTAGTTATGTACTAAAAcaacaccatattattatagccaaagcaaatgtatatttatatacacttatatcGCAGTATGCCTATTATGGTCACTTATCATAATGAATGTTGAATAATGCATTTCAAACTCATAAGAACTTCCTTATATCCACAAACGCATGCATTTTATAACATTTCGCCAATAGGAATATATGAAACTTACTCATCCGATAACGGTGCTGCTCCTTCTTCCTGTCCGGGTGCATTCACGTGGTATACGCAGAAATTTGACATGAGGGTGCGCATTTCAGTATAATTGAAGAATGTCTGAAAACTCGTGACGTCTGCAAAACAAATAGTCATTAGAAAACAtccaaatgaaaatattatctttcTATTATAGTGAGGGGCGACGCTACACGGAAGCTAGAATGAGCAAGTGCCCTCCCCCCAACATTTGATTTTGCTCCTCTGTTGACCCCCCCcccataatttaatgttaaaaatatgtaagtaaataaagaaattgtaaatcattattaatatataaaatagcattaattaCTTCAAAGAATTTTAGACTtagataagttatttattttaagtttggctgctatataaaaattaaatataggtactttttttgCACATTAAGAAGTAAATATGctttataaagttaatactaaCGGCACACCTTCTAAAATatcatagattataaattaaaaatgtatgtattgctatttataaataaaataaaacggagAA includes:
- the LOC132916961 gene encoding uncharacterized protein LOC132916961; protein product: MKLVIVLTASLALATAATLPNKKNNSQNELFESNENYNNNEYVQEKEVRDSIANSFDAIVNVIRQYKNDVAKSDNFRTNEISVQDTVNFGYNADTFLTNVRVNGLKNFDSQNFTMVWGEDLIHVANGWKKLAVNGVFHHMNTVARHSGVFHLDIIEPKYMGESLLTKNSNVYPLMSNVDSFKFVKFIVNHTSLPEVFQDDKPQFDYFVKNTIAQYVATAEANNMYNDVALQIRRIVKPYMVYRSNKIASETVSPITGDLADGFRFELKNLDFDNSKNNLAKIPFVQVNKTNESYSAKLELRLLDLTGEFDSVVTSPNGKSYNHRATYKTDAVKVVCDLDFVENKVRTAVHVTRPQIQFPSIDSDSAVNWSDVQKQLVPHFNVYFKRTLESAIDRNVHQSMM
- the LOC132932353 gene encoding uncharacterized protein LOC132932353, which gives rise to MKVLVSLFVFAATVAAINATCLYCSNHTGNYQEIKYEDLKTLEDFHYGNRNNNNNESKNVAQKIRIILKASQKYQLYVEQAKKNLKFADPMSLVDATEFLSNGEIEYRNAKIQGLGNTILSEVNVDQIADNVFSVTANLEKADIFGDYDVANFKKIESGQFYITLRKIEFKAKFLLNEFMETRPEIDSNSLTFGHHESAFTNMEVLNELKSRNDQFEKPYTYYYNYLNKIIKRRLTEEMAVSFAPLVAMRIAQELRSTVLFPTRTMVVPKNNAYIAPGIQAKIYNTMFNDLSGTNKIQKMVNYTVNDDQTEMLFCFTSFDLRGNSEWALEYNTGNVYNGKASFAVDNMQTMIVVAKPIGQGHIVKKFSKTTLNGVTVLLNNDNNCETIRNFAHERIPKVLENSIQKFIDEQSEMVLNNQFALIGLKYKN